The Fulvivirga maritima genome segment ATATTGAAGGTTTCTGATAATGGAGAAGGGATTAACCCTAACCAGGTAGAAGATATTTATAAAGCCTTTTATAAAGCCAATACAAAATCACAGGGAAATGGCTTAGGTTTGTATCTGGCAGCCAAAGCTGCAGATATTCTAAATATTAATATTGACGTTAACTCTAGTTTTGATAAAGGCACCACTTTTACTTTATCAATCCCTGTAAAAGCTTAAGATCTCATGTGTGGCATTACTGGTATTTACGCGTTTAACATGGTCGGACGAGTAAGCATGATTAATGTGGCTAAGGCCACTTCTGCTTTAGAAAAAAGAGGCCCTGATGTACAAAACACATATAATGATCATTCGGTAGCCTTAGGCCACAGAAGACTATCTATTATAGACCCCACACCCGAAGGCCATCAACCCATGTATGATGAGTCGGGCAGGTATGTAATAGCCTTTAATGGTGAAATATTCAATTACAAGAGTCTTAAGGAAGAGCTGCAAGCTCAAGGCCATACTTTTTCGCTCACAGACTGACACTGAGGTACTGCTGCAGCTGTTTATCAAAGAAGGGAAAGAATGCCTTCAAAAACTCAATGGCTTCTTTTCTTTTGCCATCTGGGACACTCAAGACAAGTCTTTATTTATAGCCAGAGACCGAATTGGTATAAAGCCACTCTACTATATGATGGATAATGACAGGCTGCTTTTTGGTTCAGAAATGAAAGCCATAGAAGCTTATGGCATTGAAAAAGAATTAGATTACACTTCACTCAACACTTACCTGCAGCTTAACTACATACCTGCCCCCAGAACCATATTTAAGTCAGTAAAAAAGCTGATGCCCGGTCATTACATTGAGGTTACCCCAGAACGCTTTTATATAAAAGCCTACTATGATATACCTACACCAGACAAAAATAATAGCACTAAAAGCTATGAAGAACAAAAAACTGAGCTAAGCCAACTTCTGGAAGGTTCAGTGCAAAAAAGACTTATGGCTGATGTTCCGCTAGGTTCCTTTCTCAGTGGCGGTATTGACTCATCAGTAGTAGCTACTCTGGCTGCAAGACACAAACCCGATCTGCATACTTTTTCTATAGGCTATAAAGATGAAAAATTCTTTGATGAATCTGACTATGCCCGGCTAGTTGCCAAGAAAATAGGTACGGATCACACGGTTTTCTCACTCACTAATCAGCAGATGTATGCACACTTGCATGACATACTTGACTATATGGATGAGCCCTTTGCAGACAGCTCTGCCATTGCGGTGTATGTACTCTCTCAGGAAACCAGAAAGCATGCTACAGTAGCTCTTTCTGGAGATGGAGCCGATGAGCTATTTGCCGGATATAATAAACATGCCGCTTTCTTTAAGATTATTGAAGGTGGGCAAAAAGCGGAATGGGTTAAAAACCTTGGCCCCGTTTGGGGATTGATGCCCAAGTCAAGAAACAACAAGCTCACCAATCTTTTCAGGCAATTACACAGATTCAGTGAAGGCATGAAGCTTAACAGTCGGGAAAGATACTGGCGATGGGCTGGCTTTGCGACTGAAAACCAGGTCAGTAAATTATTAACTCCTGAAAGCCGGCAGAAAATAGATCAGGAAGAGTATTTAACCTTTAAAAATAGCATTCTTCAGCATTTACCAGACCAAGAGTCTATCAATGACATTTTATATACAGATGTAAAATTAGTTTTACCAGACGACATGCTGACCAAAGTAGACCGCATGTCTATGGCAAATAGCCTGGAGGTGAGAGTGCCTTTCCTCGATCATGAAGTGGTAGAGTTTGCCTTCAGCATCCCTCCTTCTTCCAAAATCAATAAAGACATTCGTAAGCGAATACTTCAGGATACTTTTAAGGGTATTTTACCAGAAGAGCTGTATAACAGGCCCAAAAAAGGGATTTGAAGTACCGCTTTCTAAGTGGCTCCGTACCGATATGAAATCAATGATTACCGATGATTTGCTAAACGATAAGTTTATTGCCGATCAAGGTGTTTTTGATGTAAAAGCCATAAAATCATTAAAAAAGCAACTGTTTTCCAGCAACCCGGGAGACGCACATGCCCGGGTTTGGTCAATTATTGTATTTCAATGGTGGTGGAAAAGGTATATGGCCTAAGCCTATAATAGGCCTATGCTTTATTCTTCTAGAATTTCTATCTCTACCCTAACGTTTTCGCGAGCTTTAGGGCTGTTTTTATCATAAAGCATGCGTCTGCCGCCCCATGCTTTTATTTGGATGCGATCTTCATCTATACCCTCATTTAAAAGGTATTCTTTTATAGTTAGTGCTCTTTGTTTAGAAAGCTCTTTGGCTGAGCCAAACCCTTCCTTATTCTCTTCATTAAGCGCAAAAAACTCTTCTGAATCCCCTTTAGAAATTATCTTACCTGGTCTTCTACCATTAGTATGCCCGTGAATCTTAATGGTATATCCCTCGTTTTCTTTTAACATTTCTAACAGGCTATTCACTTCATATCTGGACTCTGGCCTCATTAGCGTCGCGTCATTATAAAAATGCACATTAAACATGGTAACAATATCGCCTATATGATATCTTACCAATTCAAAGTTCACTACATAAACATCTGATAGCAGCTCTACATCTTCAGAAACCGTGTCCTGCAAAGGGTGGTAATAGTTGATTTCCTTTTGTACTTTTCTATATCCAAAAATATCACACAAAAGCGTGATATCTCCGCTGCCATTTTCAGGATCAGACAGCTTTATATAATCCCCACCTTCCTCTTTCCTTAGCAGCTTGGCCCTTTCAGTATCAATTATTTTTACTTTGCCGTCTACATCTTTATGATTTCTGCCATTAAACAGATTTATAAACAGGGAATAATTAGAAAGACTGAGCGAATCCTCTTCCTCTTCAATATCTTCAATCTCAATCTCTTCTGTCACATCATTTTCAGCTATTACAGTAAGTGAATCGACTGCATCTTCTACAAGATCATTTTCTTGACCTTTGTTTTCAGTCAAATCATCAGTCTTATTGATGTCATCTGTATCTGTTTCTTTCGGAGACTCTTCAGCAGCGGCTGTTTGCCCGGACTTCACCGGCCCTGTTTTGCATACAAAAACCCAGGCATCCTTATATGAACTACTCTTTCGGATTTCTCGCATTTGCTGAATAGAGGCCCCGTAATTTTCAGAATAGTGTAGATACACAAAAAGAAGATTTTTCCTGGCATTAAAACCATATTGAGCGCCAAGACCTGATTTATTCACCTCATTAACAAACCGTTGCGCTAAATCTTCTTTATTAGGTGAGTAAGCTCCAATAACTACATAATAGCCCTGAGCCATTGTGAGATCATCCTGAATCTGAACAGACTGAGACTGACTATAAAAAGAAGAAGCAAGCACTACAAGTGCTGTTAACCAGATTCGGGTAGATAATTTCATTAAGATAAAATCGATTTATACGCTAATTAATGCTAAAAATAATATTATGGAAGCAAAAATATTATTTTTACAAATATATTAATCATCGGTAATTTCAATCTCAACCCTTACGTTTTTATATGCCTGAGCATCAAACTTATCGTAAAGCATTTTTTTACCACCCCAGCCCTTCACCTCCATTCTTTCAGGATCAACCCCTTGCTCTATCAACCATTGCTGAATGGTGCTAGCTCTGTAAAATGAGAGTTTTTTAGCACTTCCTTTAGTTTCCTTATGCTCATGATCTAAGCTAAAGTAATTCTTATTCTCTTCATCCAGATGAATAATTTTTCCCATCGAGTTTCCATTAGTATGGCCATGAATAGTCACTTTAAACTTTTTGTTTTCATTGAGCATATCTAGCAAGCTATTCAACTCAAAGATGGATTCGGGCTTCATTATAGCAGCATCTTTAAAAAAATAGACATTGTACATCACCAGTACATCTCCCTTTTTAAACCGCTGCATATCAAAATTAACAATGATAGAATCACCTTGAGTTTCTACGAATGTTTCTGTAGAATCATTGATTGGGTTATCAAGATACAAGTTATGTTGCACCTCTTTAAATCCGAAAATATCAGTAATCAGTTGTATCCTTTCTGTGCCATTATTAGGATCTCGCAGCTTCACCAGTTCATGCGTTTTTACTTTATCGAGTTCTTTTAACCTTTCAGAATCAATGATTCTCACTTTACCTTTTACTTCCTGATAATTTTTAATGTTTACACTATTCAAATACAAATAATAATAGCCTTCTTCAGGCACCAGATTGATTGATTTTGCCTCCTTTCCCTTTATGTCAGTACCAAAATCTGTAATTTGCTCCTCGGGTACTGACATAGGCTTAGCTTCTGTGTCATCCTCCTCTTCAGCTATAACTGAAACAGGCTTTTCTTCCGCAATATCTTCTGAAGGCAACATGGTTTCCGGCTGTTCATTAAAGCTGCCGGTAAAGACCCATACATCATTAAAATCATACATATTACGTATCCTGTTAGCCTCGCTTACGGCCTCTTCTTTATCATCAGAAGAAAATACATATACATAATAAAGGTCTCTATCTGTTCGCTTTTCGTAATGAGCAACCAAGTCATTCTGCTGAGCATAATTCATCAGCTTGATGGCATTTTTCTCATAAGCAAATGCTCCTATTACTACGTAACTCTTATCGGGATTTGGCTCACTGATTATGCTACCCTTCATATCATATGAACACAGCACCAGCAACACACTTAAATAAAGAGGGGTGAACCTGAACCTCTTAAGGTATTCTTTCCAAAACATTGCAAAGTTTCAAATGGTATCTTACTCAATATAACAGATAAAAAGCTTAATTTAAAATGAAACAGAACAATCTATTAATCAATATTTTACAGAAACGCTATTCTGATATCACTTTAAAATGGCGAGTTACTGTTTCGCCAGCTTCGTCTACAAGGGTTAGTGTATAGTCTCCTGCCCCGGGATTAATAGACATTTGATGTATACGTTTGGTCTCTCCGAGGTATTGATCATTCAAATGCCAGTAAATAGTGGTTTCAGGTCTTCTGTGAGCCACCTCTAGCACGGCACTACCTGGGCTGCTATCCAACTCTCTGGGAATGAATATTTCTGCATTAGCCTTGGGATAAATGATTTCCATAGCCTGTCTTCCGTTCTCCTCAGCCATGCAATCACTTCTATATGGAGGTAATTTTTTATATGATGGATTATTAGACCTGTAATAATATTCCTGCACCGGAGGAAGCACAAACCAGCTTACATGCTCCATATTATTCACTGATTCGCAATTAGAGTTCACTCTATAACCATTATGATCCAGATGTATTCTATGATGAAAAGGGCAAGGAGACATCTTTTGACCAGCAGATATCACCTCCAAAGTATCTACTTCAGGGCACACATCAGAAGCCTGATAACCAGACACAAGACATATCGGCAACTTTATCATTTCAGAAGAAGGAGACTTAAACCATTCTGCTTTAGGCAAAACATCAAAAATATCGAACAAAATGGGAGCTGCCGCTTCAACTCCTGTAAGTCCGGGGCGGCCTTCACCATCAGCATTACCTACCCAAACACCTACCACATAATCGGCAGTGGTACCTACTGCCCAGGCATCTCTGTAGCCAAAGCTGGTTCCTGTTTTCCATGCGATCTTCTGAGAAGACTCAAAAAGCTGCCAGGGCCCTTCATCTACCGGGCGATAGACCTCAAGCATAGAGGTTAGTGTATGATAAATAGCGGCCGCGCTCAGCTCTCCTGTCTTGGTTCTCTTGCCTTCTCTTTGCTCTTGAAGATAAGTGAGCGGCATGAAGTTATTAGTTGCATATTTATAACTGTCTGTCTGCTCGTAGAAAGATCCTAATGTTCTGGATAGCCCGGCATACATACCCGAAATATCCCACAGAGTACCTTCTGCACCGCCTAGCACTAGTGCCAAGCCATAATGATCTGGTGATTTGGTAAGGGTGGTCATGCCTAATTCTTTAAGCAGTGAATGAAATTTCTCATACCTATACCTTCTTAAGAGCTGTACGGCAGGCACATTTAAAGATCTGGCCAGGGCTCTATCTGCTGCTA includes the following:
- a CDS encoding OmpA family protein — its product is MFWKEYLKRFRFTPLYLSVLLVLCSYDMKGSIISEPNPDKSYVVIGAFAYEKNAIKLMNYAQQNDLVAHYEKRTDRDLYYVYVFSSDDKEEAVSEANRIRNMYDFNDVWVFTGSFNEQPETMLPSEDIAEEKPVSVIAEEEDDTEAKPMSVPEEQITDFGTDIKGKEAKSINLVPEEGYYYLYLNSVNIKNYQEVKGKVRIIDSERLKELDKVKTHELVKLRDPNNGTERIQLITDIFGFKEVQHNLYLDNPINDSTETFVETQGDSIIVNFDMQRFKKGDVLVMYNVYFFKDAAIMKPESIFELNSLLDMLNENKKFKVTIHGHTNGNSMGKIIHLDEENKNYFSLDHEHKETKGSAKKLSFYRASTIQQWLIEQGVDPERMEVKGWGGKKMLYDKFDAQAYKNVRVEIEITDD
- the pbpC gene encoding penicillin-binding protein 1C — protein: MKQHFKKYKYYWVGGIVVLLLAYSLILPRKLFNDPYSTVITAADGQLLSASVAPDGQWRFPALDSVPEKYATAVTYFEDESFYWHPGVNPFSMVRATWQNINAGHVVSGGSTITMQVMRLSRKDRPRSIWEKIIEIVLATRLEVKYSKDEILAMYASHAPFGGNVVGLRAATWRYFNREPDELSWGEAALLAVLPNSPALIHPGRNRDELESKRNRLLKKLRDDGVIDEMTCSLAMAEPIPEEPLPLPQKAPHLLTRAINDGKSQQNLHTTIRPGLQDRVSQILETHHRHLKGNEVHNAAALVADVRTGQVLAYVGNVSSAGANHDSQVDIITAPRSTGSILKPFLYAAMMDEGQLLPKMLIPDVPVFFSGFAPKNFSKTYDGAVAADRALARSLNVPAVQLLRRYRYEKFHSLLKELGMTTLTKSPDHYGLALVLGGAEGTLWDISGMYAGLSRTLGSFYEQTDSYKYATNNFMPLTYLQEQREGKRTKTGELSAAAIYHTLTSMLEVYRPVDEGPWQLFESSQKIAWKTGTSFGYRDAWAVGTTADYVVGVWVGNADGEGRPGLTGVEAAAPILFDIFDVLPKAEWFKSPSSEMIKLPICLVSGYQASDVCPEVDTLEVISAGQKMSPCPFHHRIHLDHNGYRVNSNCESVNNMEHVSWFVLPPVQEYYYRSNNPSYKKLPPYRSDCMAEENGRQAMEIIYPKANAEIFIPRELDSSPGSAVLEVAHRRPETTIYWHLNDQYLGETKRIHQMSINPGAGDYTLTLVDEAGETVTRHFKVISE
- a CDS encoding OmpA family protein, giving the protein MKLSTRIWLTALVVLASSFYSQSQSVQIQDDLTMAQGYYVVIGAYSPNKEDLAQRFVNEVNKSGLGAQYGFNARKNLLFVYLHYSENYGASIQQMREIRKSSSYKDAWVFVCKTGPVKSGQTAAAEESPKETDTDDINKTDDLTENKGQENDLVEDAVDSLTVIAENDVTEEIEIEDIEEEEDSLSLSNYSLFINLFNGRNHKDVDGKVKIIDTERAKLLRKEEGGDYIKLSDPENGSGDITLLCDIFGYRKVQKEINYYHPLQDTVSEDVELLSDVYVVNFELVRYHIGDIVTMFNVHFYNDATLMRPESRYEVNSLLEMLKENEGYTIKIHGHTNGRRPGKIISKGDSEEFFALNEENKEGFGSAKELSKQRALTIKEYLLNEGIDEDRIQIKAWGGRRMLYDKNSPKARENVRVEIEILEE
- the asnB gene encoding asparagine synthase (glutamine-hydrolyzing), which translates into the protein MVKYSITRVLRKSCKLKAILFRSQTDTEVLLQLFIKEGKECLQKLNGFFSFAIWDTQDKSLFIARDRIGIKPLYYMMDNDRLLFGSEMKAIEAYGIEKELDYTSLNTYLQLNYIPAPRTIFKSVKKLMPGHYIEVTPERFYIKAYYDIPTPDKNNSTKSYEEQKTELSQLLEGSVQKRLMADVPLGSFLSGGIDSSVVATLAARHKPDLHTFSIGYKDEKFFDESDYARLVAKKIGTDHTVFSLTNQQMYAHLHDILDYMDEPFADSSAIAVYVLSQETRKHATVALSGDGADELFAGYNKHAAFFKIIEGGQKAEWVKNLGPVWGLMPKSRNNKLTNLFRQLHRFSEGMKLNSRERYWRWAGFATENQVSKLLTPESRQKIDQEEYLTFKNSILQHLPDQESINDILYTDVKLVLPDDMLTKVDRMSMANSLEVRVPFLDHEVVEFAFSIPPSSKINKDIRKRILQDTFKGILPEELYNRPKKGI
- a CDS encoding asparagine synthase-related protein → MTGPKKGFEVPLSKWLRTDMKSMITDDLLNDKFIADQGVFDVKAIKSLKKQLFSSNPGDAHARVWSIIVFQWWWKRYMA